Proteins from a genomic interval of Quercus lobata isolate SW786 chromosome 11, ValleyOak3.0 Primary Assembly, whole genome shotgun sequence:
- the LOC115967281 gene encoding auxin response factor 19-like, whose protein sequence is MKVPQNGFLPNSGEGEKKSINSELWHACAGPLVSLPPVGSLVVYFPQGHSEQVAASMQKETDFIPNYPNLPSKLICMLHNVTLHADPETDEVYAQMTLQPVNKYDKEALLASDMGLKQSRQPTEFFCKTLTASDTSTHGGFSVPRRAAEKIFPPLDYSMQPPAQELGARDLHDSSWTFRHIYRGQPKRHLLTTGWSVFVSTKRLFAGDSVLFIRDEKSQLLLGIRRANRQQPALSSSVISSDSMHIGILAAAAHAAANNSPFTIFYNPRASPSEFVIPLAKYNKAMYTQVSLGMRFRMMFETEESGVRRYMGTITGISDLDTVRWKNSQWRNLQVGWDESTAGERPSRVSIWEIEPVVTPFYICPPPFFRPKFPRQPGMPDDDSDIENAFKRAMPWLGDEFGMKDAPSSIFPGLSLVQWMSMQQNNQFSAAQSGLFPSMVSSNGLHNNLSADDPSKLLSFQAPAMSASNLQFNKANPQNQVSQLQQSPVAWPQQQHLQQLLQNPNSQQQQQRQMQHQELHQLSQQQQQQPQQQQRQLQQQQQQQQQQQQQICHPALVNNGVVAPNQIPNQSLQQPVAYSQLQQQQILTSNTQSQQSINSNSKSSLHMTSLPLDSQFQQQIEPQPNLLQRHQQQAQLQQSPLPLLQQSLSQRAQQQPQMQQLSQQCLSEQQLQFQLLQKMQQQQQQQQQQQQQQHQHQHQQLLSPASSILQPQLLQQQQPNQQNQQVQQIPLSQHQQQQHQQLSSTSFSTEKLLNGNSFSTSALMQSQQIPVNQPQSQHKPLTAIRAHSGLTEGDAPSCSTSPSTNNCQVSPSNLLNRNQQGSAMLVGDSLIEPPSNLIQELQSKSDIRIKHELPSSKGPDQIKYKSTITDQLEASSSGTSYCLDASIPQNFPIPTFGLEGDVQSHPRNNLPFATNIDGLAPDTLLSRGYDSQKDLQNLLSNYGGTPRDIETELSTAAISSQSFGVPNIPFKPGCSSDVAINDAGVLSNGLWANQTQRMRTYTKVQKRGSVGRCIDVTRYKEYDELRHDLARMFGIEGQLEDPQRTDWKLVYVDHENDILLVGDDPWEEFVSCVQSIKILSSAEVQQMSLDGDLGHVPVLNQACSGTDSGNAWRPYEDNSAASFNR, encoded by the exons ATGAAGGTTCCCCAAAATGGGTTTCTTCCAAATTCTGGAGAAG GAGAGAAGAAGAGTATTAATTCAGAGTTATGGCATGCTTGTGCTGGACCTCTGGTTTCTTTGCCTCCGGTTGGAAGTCTCGTAGTTTACTTCCCTCAAGGCCACAGTGAGCAA GTTGCAGCATCTATGCAAAAGGAGACTGATTTCATACCCAACTACCCGAACCTTCCTTCAAAGTTGATTTGCATGCTTCATAATGTCACCCTGCAT gCGGATCCTGAAACTGATGAGGTCTATGCACAGATGACCCTTCAACCTGTAAACAAA TATGACAAGGAAGCTCTACTGGCATCTGACATGGGCCTCAAGCAAAGTAGACAACCTACTGAATTCTTCTGCAAAACTCTTACAGCTAGTGACACTAGTACGCATGGTGGATTTTCAGTACCTCGTCGAGCAGCTGAGAAGATCTTTCCACCTCTT GATTATTCAATGCAACCTCCAGCTCAGGAGCTAGGAGCTAGAGATTTGCATGACAGTTCGTGGACATTTCGGCATATTTATCGCG GCCAACCAAAAAGGCACCTGTTGACTACGGGTTGGAGTGTCTTTGTTAGCACAAAAAGGCTCTTCGCTGGAGATTCTGTTCTTTTTATAAG AGATGAAAAATCCCAGCTTCTCTTGGGTATAAGGCGTGCTAATAGACAGCAGCCAGCTCTCTCTTCATCAGTCATATCTAGTGATAGCATGCATATTGGAATTCTTGCAGCTGCAGCTCATGCTGCTGCAAATAACAGTCCATTTACTATATTTTACAATCCAAG GGCTAGCCCGTCTGAGTTTGTGATTCCCTTAGCCAAGTATAACAAAGCAATGTATACTCAAGTTTCTCTTGGCATGCGATTTAGAATGATGTTTGAGACTGAGGAGTCAGGAGTACGGAGATACATGGGTACAATTACTGGTATCAGTGATTTAGATACTGTGCGATGGAAAAATTCTCAGTGGCGTAACCTTCAG GTTGGATGGGATGAATCAACAGCCGGTGAACGGCCAAGCCGAGTGTCAATCTGGGAAATTGAACCTGTTGTAACTCCTTTCTACATATGTCCACCTCCATTTTTCAGACCCAAGTTTCCAAGGCAACCAGGGATGCCAG ATGATGATTCTGACATAGAGAATGCTTTCAAGAGAGCCATGCCCTGGCTTGGAGATGAGTTTGGCATGAAGGATGCCCCTAGCTCAATCTTTCCTGGTTTGAGTTTAGTACAGTGGATGAGCATGCAGCAAAATAATCAGTTTTCAGCTGCTCAATCTGGACTTTTCCCATCAATGGTTTCTTCAAATGGCTTGCATAATAACCTTAGTGCTGATGATCCATCTAAATTATTGAGTTTTCAAGCCCCTGCGATGTCTGCGTCAAATCTCCAGTTTAACAAAGCAAATCCACAAAACCAGGTTAGCCAATTGCAACAGTCACCTGTTGCATGGCCCCAACAGCAGCATCTGCAGCAATTATTACAGAATCCTAATAGCCAACAGCAGCAGCAGCGGCAGATGCAACATCAAGAACTACATCAGCTGTcccagcagcagcaacagcagcCACAACAGCAACAACGACAACTgcagcaacaacaacagcagcagcagcagcagcagcagcagatATGTCATCCAGCTCTTGTAAACAATGGTGTAGTTGCCCCTAACCAGATCCCAAATCAAAGCTTGCAACAACCAGTTGCATACTCTCAGCTTCAACAACAGCAAATACTCACAAGCAATACCCAATCACAGCAGAGTATCAACTCTAATAGTAAAAGTTCATTGCACATGACATCCCTACCACTAGACTCACAGTTTCAACAACAAATTGAACCGCAACCAAATCTCTTACAAAGGCACCAGCAGCAGGCACAGTTACAACAGTCCCCACTACCGTTGTTGCAACAAAGCCTGTCACAGCGAGCACAGCAGCAGCCACAAATGCAACAGTTGTCACAACAATGCCTTTCAGAGCAGCAGCTTCAATTTCAACTGCTACAGAAAatgcaacagcaacagcaacagcaacagcagcagcagcagcaacagcatcagcatcagcatcagcaatTGCTCTCCCCAGCAAGCTCAATTTTGCAGCCTCAGCTGCTACAGCAACAGCAGCCCAATCAGCAAAACCAGCAAGTACAACAGATTCCTTTGTCTCAACATcagcaacaacaacatcaacagCTAAGCAGCACTAGCTTCTCAACAGAAAAGCTTCTCAATGGTAATAGCTTCTCAACTTCTGCACTGATGCAATCACAACAGATTCCTGTGAACCAGCCCCAAAGCCAGCACAAGCCACTTACAGCAATCAGAGCTCATTCTGGTCTTACAGAAGGAGATGCTCCTTCATGTTCAACCTCACCTTCCACTAATAATTGCCAGGTTTCCCCATCCAACCTTCTGAATAGAAACCAACAGGGATCAGCCATGTTGGTGGGGGATTCATTAATCGAGCCTCCAAGTAATCTGATTCAGGAGCTGCAGAGCAAGTCCGATATACGGATTAAACATGAGTTGCCCAGCTCAAAAGGACCAGAccagataaaatataaaagtaccATCACTGATCAGTTGGAAGCATCCTCCTCAGGGACATCATATTGTTTGGATGCTAGCATCCCGCAGAACTTCCCAATCCCAACCTTTGGTTTAGAGGGTGATGTTCAATCACATCCTCGGAACAATCTTCCTTTTGCAACTAATATTGATGGGTTGGCACCTGACACTTTGTTGTCAAGGGGGTATGATTCTCAAAAAGATCTTCAGAACTTGCTTTCTAATTATGGCGGTACTCCAAGAGATATTGAGACAGAGTTATCCACTGCTGCAATCAGCTCTCAGTCATTTGGGGTGCCAAACATACCTTTCAAGCCTGGATGTTCAAGTGATGTTGCTATCAACGATGCTGGAGTTTTGAGCAACGGATTGTGGGCTAATCAGACTCAACGTATGCGAACATATACAAAG GTTCAAAAGCGTGGCTCTGTGGGAAGATGCATTGATGTTACCCGTTACAAAGAGTATGATGAGCTCAGGCATGATCTTGCCCGCATGTTTGGAATTGAAGGGCAGCTAGAAGATCCTCAACGGACTGACTGGAAACTTGTTTATGTGGATCATGAAAATGATATTCTTCTTGTTGGGGATGACCCATGGGA AGAATTTGTAAGCTGTGTTCAGAGCATAAAGATATTGTCGTCTGCTGAAGTACAGCAGATGAGCTTGGATGGAGATCTGGGTCATGTTCCAGTGCTCAACCAAGCTTGTAGTGGGACTGACAGTGGTAATGCTTGGAGACCATATGAGGATAATTCTGCTGCATCATTTAATCGATAA